The genomic stretch GAAACGCCGACTCAGGATGGGACTTTGCCGATGTCTTCCCCGGCGGTCCCACCAACTGGGGAGGAACGTTCCTGACGGTACCCACCACGTCCAAGCACCCGGCCGAAGCGGCCGAACTTGCCGCGTACCTGACCGACGCAAAGTCACAGGTCGCGGCCTTCCAAGCCGCGGGAACCTTCCCGAGCGTGACAGCTGCCCAAACCGATCCGGGCGTCACCGGCAGCAACGATTTGAGCAAGTTCTTCAATGATGCACCGGTCGGCGAGATTCTGGCCTCGCGTTCCGAGGGAGTCAAGGCCCAATTCAAGGGCGCCAACGACTCGGTCATTCAGGAGCAGGTCTTCGGCCCGGCAACCATCGCGCTGGATAAGGGAACCGACGGAAAGAGCGCATGGAATGACGCGCTGACCACCCTGAAGAACCTCGACCTCAAATAATCCACCACGCAGTTCGGAGGCTCGGCGCACGCGTTGTGCCGAGCCTCCGTCCCACTGGGAGAAGAGTCTCATGACCAGCATCATCAGTCCGCCTTCGGAGCCGCAGCAAAAGCACGGCAGGCCCGATGCGGAAAGCACCGGTGCCCCCGGCTCCGGAACCAGCCCGCGTCCCTCGCTTCGCGCAAAGTTTGGCGCACTCGACGTTAAGGTATCGCCCTACCTCTACATCGCGCCGTTCTTTATCCTCTTCGCCATGGTGGGACTTTTCCCGCTGGTCTATACCTTTATCGTTTCCATCAACGATTGGGATCTGCTCTCGGGCGCGGGGGAGTGGGTCGGCCTGGAGAACTACGTCACCGAACTCACGGATCCGTACTTCTGGAACTCGCTGTTTAACACCTTCAGCATCTTCCTGCTCTCGGCCATCCCGCAGCTCATCGCGGCAACCTTCATCGCCGCCATCTTGGATCAGAATTTACGGGCCAAGACCTTCTGGCGCATGAGTATCCTCTTGCCCTACGTTGTTACTCCGGTGGCGGTGACGTTGATTTTCTCGAGCGCTTTCGACGAAAAATACGGGCTCATCAACAACTTCCTCCAACTGCTCAATCTCGATCCGGTCGCGTGGAAGTCCGAGGTTTTCCCCTCCCATATCGCCATCGCCTCGATGGTGAACTGGCGCTGGACGGGCTACAACGCGTTGATCCTGCTGGCAGCCATGCAGGCAGTTCCGCGTGAACTCCACGAATCGGCCGCGCTAGATGGTGCCGGAGCCTTCCGGCGCTTCTTCTCCATCACATTGCCGGGAATCCGCCCGTCCATGATCTTCGTGATCATCACCGCGACGGTCGGCGGCCTGCAGATCTTTACCGAGCCGAAACTCTTTAATCCCAGCAGCTCGACGCTGGGTGGACCCAACCGCGAATACCAGACCACCGTCTTGTACCTCTGGGACCTGGCCTTCAACCGCGGGGACTTCGGCAAAGCGTCCGCCGTGGCTTGGCTACTCTTCTTGATCATCATCCTGGTCGGGCTACTGAACTTCCTCATTTCCCGTTCCATTGCCTCCTCCGGTGGCGGCAGGGGCGAGAAAATTGGTCGCGCGGCACGACGTTCAGCACGAAAAGACGCGCAGCTCCTCGCCCGCGAAGCTGCGCAGGAGAACTCGAAGGAGCATCGGTCATGAGCCTAAAAACCGCACTACCCCCGGCGAAAAATAGGAACGTTGTACCGGCCAAACCGGGACGCAAGCGTTCCTTCGGTCTGGACCGGCGGCCGGGCTTTCTCACCTATGGCTTGTTATTCGCCTTCTTCCTCGGCGGGGCCTACCCGTTGTGGTGGTCATTTGTCACAGGATCCGGCTCCGGCGGCGCCTTTGAAGGTTCGTTGCCGCCCATCTTCCCCGGCGAGGCCTTCCTGTCCAACGTCTCGGAGGTCTTCACGACCATCGACTTCTGGTCAGCCCTAGGCAACAGCATTATCGTTTCGAGCATCATCACGATTTCGGTGGTCGGATTCTCCACGCTCGCCGGCTACTCCTTCGCGAAACTGCGCTTTCGCGGCAAGCAGGGACTGATGGTCTTTGTGATCGCGACCCTGGCCGTGCCAACACAGCTGGGCATCATTCCGCTGTTCATGATGATGAAGCAGTTCGGCTGGACCGGATCCCTCGGGGCGATCATGGTTCCGACGCTGGTCACCGCGTTCGGTGTGTTCTTCATGCGCCAGTATTTAGTGGATGTCATCCCGGACGAATTGATCGAGGCGGCCCGTGTTGACGGAGCCAGCATGATCCAGACCTTCTGGCATGTGGGCGTCCCCGCGGCACGTCCGGCGATGGCGATCCTAGGTCTGTTCACCTTCATGACGGCCTGGACCGACTACCTCTGGCCGCTGCTGGTGGCACCGCAAAATCCAACGTTGCAGGTGGCCCTGAGCCAACTGCAATCGGCCAAATACGTTGACCACACC from Paeniglutamicibacter sp. Y32M11 encodes the following:
- a CDS encoding carbohydrate ABC transporter permease, encoding MTSIISPPSEPQQKHGRPDAESTGAPGSGTSPRPSLRAKFGALDVKVSPYLYIAPFFILFAMVGLFPLVYTFIVSINDWDLLSGAGEWVGLENYVTELTDPYFWNSLFNTFSIFLLSAIPQLIAATFIAAILDQNLRAKTFWRMSILLPYVVTPVAVTLIFSSAFDEKYGLINNFLQLLNLDPVAWKSEVFPSHIAIASMVNWRWTGYNALILLAAMQAVPRELHESAALDGAGAFRRFFSITLPGIRPSMIFVIITATVGGLQIFTEPKLFNPSSSTLGGPNREYQTTVLYLWDLAFNRGDFGKASAVAWLLFLIIILVGLLNFLISRSIASSGGGRGEKIGRAARRSARKDAQLLAREAAQENSKEHRS
- a CDS encoding carbohydrate ABC transporter permease; this translates as MSLKTALPPAKNRNVVPAKPGRKRSFGLDRRPGFLTYGLLFAFFLGGAYPLWWSFVTGSGSGGAFEGSLPPIFPGEAFLSNVSEVFTTIDFWSALGNSIIVSSIITISVVGFSTLAGYSFAKLRFRGKQGLMVFVIATLAVPTQLGIIPLFMMMKQFGWTGSLGAIMVPTLVTAFGVFFMRQYLVDVIPDELIEAARVDGASMIQTFWHVGVPAARPAMAILGLFTFMTAWTDYLWPLLVAPQNPTLQVALSQLQSAKYVDHTIVMAGAVMATIPLLLLFVVAGKQLVSGIMAGAVKG